One Rosa chinensis cultivar Old Blush chromosome 5, RchiOBHm-V2, whole genome shotgun sequence genomic region harbors:
- the LOC112164493 gene encoding phosphoenolpyruvate carboxykinase (ATP) 1 isoform X1: MEFNGDGDFSFATGNGNGVARNGLAKIHTTPQNGNGVCHNDSSTTVKAQTIEQLHSLQKKKSAPTTPIKGTQGDFAVALSEEERQMQQLQSISNSLASLTRGTGPKVVRGDPAQQSPHHTPKVSSHHHHFTPTISVSDSALKFTHVLYNLSPAELYEQAINNEKGSFVTSTGALATLSGAKTGRSPRDKRVVKDETTEEELWWGRGSPNIEMDEHTFMVNRERAVDYLNSLDKVFVNDQYLNWDPENRIKVRIVSARAYHSLFMHNMCIRPSPEELENFGTPDFTIYNAGQFPCNRYTHYMTSSTSIDLNLGRREMVILGTMYAGEMKKGLFSLMHYLMPKRQILSLHSGCNMGKDGDVALFFGLSGTGKTTLSTDHNRYLIGDDEHCWTENGVSNIEGGCYAKCIDLSREKEPDIWNAIKFGAGNMSFQLLYMYNCTLFGLATSSDLTMFFLSLLAVLENVVFDEHTREVDYSDKSVTENTRAAYPIEYIPNAKIPCVGPHPKNVILLACDAFGVLPPVSKLNLAQTMYHFISGYTALVAGTEEGIKEPQATFSACFGAAFIMLHPTKYAAMLAQKMQQHGATGWLVNTGWSGGRYGSGKRIKLPYTRKIIDAIHSGSLLNANYKKIEVFGLEIPNEIEGVPSEILDPVNTWSDKNAYQETLLKLAGLFKNNFETFTNYKIGKDNKLTEEILAAGPNF; this comes from the exons ATGGAGTTTAACGGTGACGGAGATTTCAGCTTTGCGACTGGGAACGGCAACGGAGTGGCCAGGAATGGGCTGGCGAAGATCCATACGACACCACAGAACGGGAATGGGGTGTGCCACAATGATAGCTCGACGACTGTGAAGGCTCAGACCATCGAGCAGCTTCATTCGCTGCAGAAGAAGAAGTCGGCACCAACGACACCCATCAAGGGCACTCAGGGAGACTTTGCTGTCGCTCTCTCCGAGGAGGAACGCCAGATGCAGCAGCTCCAGTCCATCAG TAACTCTCTGGCGTCGCTGACGAGAGGGACTGGACCAAAGGTTGTGAGAGGAGACCCTGCTCAGCAGTCTCCTCATCATACCCCAAAGGTGTCATCGCACCACCATCATTTCACTCCCACCATCAGCGTCAGTGACAGTGCCCTCAAGTTCACCCATGTCCTGTACAACCTCTCTCCTGCTG AGCTATATGAGCAGGCGATAAATAATGAAAAGGGGTCGTTCGTTACGTCAACAGGCGCATTAGCAACACTTTCTGGAGCCAAGACGGGTCGGTCTCCAAGGGATAAACGCGTCGTCAAGGATGAGACCACAGAGGAGGAGCTTTGGTGGGGAAG GGGTTCACCAAACATTGAAATGGACGAGCACACTTTCATGGTCAACAGGGAAAGAGCTGTGGATTACCTGAATTCTTTGGACAAG GTCTTTGTAAATGACCAATACTTGAACTGGGATCCAGAAAACAGAATCAAAGTGCGTATTGTCTCTGCCAGGGCTTATCATTCTTTGTTCATGCACAACAt GTGTATCCGACCCAGTCCTGAAGAGCTGGAGAATTTTGGTACTCCGGACTTCACTATTTACAATGCTGGTCAGTTCCCGTGTAATCGTTACACCCACTACATGACATCCTCCACTAGCATAGATCTTAATCTTGGTAGGAGGGAAATGGTCATCCTCGGCACCATGTATGCCGGGGAAATGAAGAAAGGTCTTTTCAGTCTCATGCATTATCTCATGCCTAAGCGACAAATCCTATCCCTACATTCTGGCTGCAATATGGGGAAAGATGGAGATGTTGCACTGTTCTTTGGATTGTCAG gTACTGGGAAGACAACTCTGTCTACTGATCACAATAGATACCTAATTGGAGATGATGAGCACTGTTGGACTGAGAATGGTGTATCAAATATCGAAGGGGGTTGCTATGCCAAGTGTATTGATCTCTCGAGGGAGAAAGAGCCTGACATCTGGAATGCCATCAAGTTTGGTGCTGGTAATATGTCATTCCAACTCTTATATATGTACAATTGTACTTTGTTTGGTCTTGCGACTTCGAGTGATCTCACCATGTTTTTTTTATCCTTGTTGGCAGTGTTGGAAAATGTTGTGTTTGATGAGCATACTCGAGAAGTGGATTATTCTGACAAATCTGTTACAG AGAATACTCGGGCAGCCTACCCCATTGAGTACATTCCCAATGCAAAAATACCGTGTGTTGGTCCTCATCCGAAGAATGTGATACTTTTGGCATGTGATGCATTTGGTGTGCTCCCACCTGTGAGCAAGTTAAACCTGGCACAGACCATGTACCATTTCATCAGTGGCTATACTGCACTG GTTGCTGGAACAGAAGAGGGCATTAAGGAGCCACAGGCAACATTCTCGGCTTGCTTTGGTGCTGCATTTATAATGTTGCATCCAACGAAGTATGCAGCAATGCTTGCTCAGAAAATGCAGCAGCATGGTGCAACTGGATGGCTGGTCAACACTGGCTGGTCTGGCGGAAG GTATGGATCGGGAAAGCGCATTAAGCTACCCTACACCCGGAAAATCATTGATGCCATACACTCTGGCAGCCTCTTGAATGCAAATTACAAGAAGATTGAAGTGTTTGGACTTGAGATCCCCAATGAGATTGAGGGAGTGCCTTCAGAAATACTGGATCCAGTGAACACT TGGTCAGACAAGAATGCATACCAGGAAACACTCCTGAAGTTGGCTGGTCTATTTAAGAACAACTTTGAGACTTTCACAAACTACAAGATTGGCAAGGACAACAAGCTGACTGAAGAAATTCTCGCTGCTGGTCCGAATTTCTAG
- the LOC112164493 gene encoding phosphoenolpyruvate carboxykinase (ATP) 1 isoform X2 yields MEFNGDGDFSFATGNGNGVARNGLAKIHTTPQNGNGVCHNDSSTTVKAQTIEQLHSLQKKKSAPTTPIKGTQGDFAVALSEEERQMQQLQSISNSLASLTRGTGPKVVRGDPAQQSPHHTPKVSSHHHHFTPTISVSDSALKFTHVLYNLSPAELYEQAINNEKGSFVTSTGALATLSGAKTGRSPRDKRVVKDETTEEELWWGRGSPNIEMDEHTFMVNRERAVDYLNSLDKVFVNDQYLNWDPENRIKVRIVSARAYHSLFMHNMCIRPSPEELENFGTPDFTIYNAGQFPCNRYTHYMTSSTSIDLNLGRREMVILGTMYAGEMKKGLFSLMHYLMPKRQILSLHSGCNMGKDGDVALFFGLSGTGKTTLSTDHNRYLIGDDEHCWTENGVSNIEGGCYAKCIDLSREKEPDIWNAIKFGAVLENVVFDEHTREVDYSDKSVTENTRAAYPIEYIPNAKIPCVGPHPKNVILLACDAFGVLPPVSKLNLAQTMYHFISGYTALVAGTEEGIKEPQATFSACFGAAFIMLHPTKYAAMLAQKMQQHGATGWLVNTGWSGGRYGSGKRIKLPYTRKIIDAIHSGSLLNANYKKIEVFGLEIPNEIEGVPSEILDPVNTWSDKNAYQETLLKLAGLFKNNFETFTNYKIGKDNKLTEEILAAGPNF; encoded by the exons ATGGAGTTTAACGGTGACGGAGATTTCAGCTTTGCGACTGGGAACGGCAACGGAGTGGCCAGGAATGGGCTGGCGAAGATCCATACGACACCACAGAACGGGAATGGGGTGTGCCACAATGATAGCTCGACGACTGTGAAGGCTCAGACCATCGAGCAGCTTCATTCGCTGCAGAAGAAGAAGTCGGCACCAACGACACCCATCAAGGGCACTCAGGGAGACTTTGCTGTCGCTCTCTCCGAGGAGGAACGCCAGATGCAGCAGCTCCAGTCCATCAG TAACTCTCTGGCGTCGCTGACGAGAGGGACTGGACCAAAGGTTGTGAGAGGAGACCCTGCTCAGCAGTCTCCTCATCATACCCCAAAGGTGTCATCGCACCACCATCATTTCACTCCCACCATCAGCGTCAGTGACAGTGCCCTCAAGTTCACCCATGTCCTGTACAACCTCTCTCCTGCTG AGCTATATGAGCAGGCGATAAATAATGAAAAGGGGTCGTTCGTTACGTCAACAGGCGCATTAGCAACACTTTCTGGAGCCAAGACGGGTCGGTCTCCAAGGGATAAACGCGTCGTCAAGGATGAGACCACAGAGGAGGAGCTTTGGTGGGGAAG GGGTTCACCAAACATTGAAATGGACGAGCACACTTTCATGGTCAACAGGGAAAGAGCTGTGGATTACCTGAATTCTTTGGACAAG GTCTTTGTAAATGACCAATACTTGAACTGGGATCCAGAAAACAGAATCAAAGTGCGTATTGTCTCTGCCAGGGCTTATCATTCTTTGTTCATGCACAACAt GTGTATCCGACCCAGTCCTGAAGAGCTGGAGAATTTTGGTACTCCGGACTTCACTATTTACAATGCTGGTCAGTTCCCGTGTAATCGTTACACCCACTACATGACATCCTCCACTAGCATAGATCTTAATCTTGGTAGGAGGGAAATGGTCATCCTCGGCACCATGTATGCCGGGGAAATGAAGAAAGGTCTTTTCAGTCTCATGCATTATCTCATGCCTAAGCGACAAATCCTATCCCTACATTCTGGCTGCAATATGGGGAAAGATGGAGATGTTGCACTGTTCTTTGGATTGTCAG gTACTGGGAAGACAACTCTGTCTACTGATCACAATAGATACCTAATTGGAGATGATGAGCACTGTTGGACTGAGAATGGTGTATCAAATATCGAAGGGGGTTGCTATGCCAAGTGTATTGATCTCTCGAGGGAGAAAGAGCCTGACATCTGGAATGCCATCAAGTTTGGTGCTG TGTTGGAAAATGTTGTGTTTGATGAGCATACTCGAGAAGTGGATTATTCTGACAAATCTGTTACAG AGAATACTCGGGCAGCCTACCCCATTGAGTACATTCCCAATGCAAAAATACCGTGTGTTGGTCCTCATCCGAAGAATGTGATACTTTTGGCATGTGATGCATTTGGTGTGCTCCCACCTGTGAGCAAGTTAAACCTGGCACAGACCATGTACCATTTCATCAGTGGCTATACTGCACTG GTTGCTGGAACAGAAGAGGGCATTAAGGAGCCACAGGCAACATTCTCGGCTTGCTTTGGTGCTGCATTTATAATGTTGCATCCAACGAAGTATGCAGCAATGCTTGCTCAGAAAATGCAGCAGCATGGTGCAACTGGATGGCTGGTCAACACTGGCTGGTCTGGCGGAAG GTATGGATCGGGAAAGCGCATTAAGCTACCCTACACCCGGAAAATCATTGATGCCATACACTCTGGCAGCCTCTTGAATGCAAATTACAAGAAGATTGAAGTGTTTGGACTTGAGATCCCCAATGAGATTGAGGGAGTGCCTTCAGAAATACTGGATCCAGTGAACACT TGGTCAGACAAGAATGCATACCAGGAAACACTCCTGAAGTTGGCTGGTCTATTTAAGAACAACTTTGAGACTTTCACAAACTACAAGATTGGCAAGGACAACAAGCTGACTGAAGAAATTCTCGCTGCTGGTCCGAATTTCTAG